The nucleotide sequence CACAAAGTCAGTAGGGGGCATAGTTGGCACGAAGGCGCCTATCAGTTGCATTGCGAGACATCCCACACCGCCGGTAACGGCGCTCTCATGCGAACTTTGCCGGTAGGGCTGGCTTATTGTGAGCAAATGGAACTGATGGACAAAGCACAATCCATTGCTCAGATGACTCATTGGGATGAACGAGCCGTGTTTACGTGCCAACTCTACTGCTTATTGGTATACTATTTATTAAGCGAAAAAAGCTTTACCGACAGTCTGGCTAGCGCCTATTCGTACTTGGCCCGGAAATGTCCCGATAAAGAAGCTTTGCTCACCATGAGGGCAGAACTGGAGCAGAGAATGGCTGCTCCGGATCCCACCGGTTATTCGGTGGACACACTGGCTTGTGTTCTCTGGGCTTTGCAGTCTGCCGACAATCTAGAAGAAGCAGTGATAGCGGCGGTTAATCTGGGCGGCGATGCCGATACCGTGGGTGCTGTCACCGGAGGCTTAGCCGGTGTACACTACAGCTTCGAAACGATCCCTGAACGCTGGTTGAAAAAGTTCAGCCCTTGCCAACGGGAACAATTGGACCGGACGGCGGAACGCCTACTGGCTGTGCGGTCCCAGGTCTAGTCTGGGCCAAACGACTGAAAAGCCCCTCAGCAGGGGCTTTTCATGTCCTGTTGTCCTATCTATGGGCCTTGACACCACAGGT is from Bacillota bacterium and encodes:
- a CDS encoding ADP-ribosylglycohydrolase family protein, giving the protein HKVSRGHSWHEGAYQLHCETSHTAGNGALMRTLPVGLAYCEQMELMDKAQSIAQMTHWDERAVFTCQLYCLLVYYLLSEKSFTDSLASAYSYLARKCPDKEALLTMRAELEQRMAAPDPTGYSVDTLACVLWALQSADNLEEAVIAAVNLGGDADTVGAVTGGLAGVHYSFETIPERWLKKFSPCQREQLDRTAERLLAVRSQV